One part of the Sphingobium yanoikuyae genome encodes these proteins:
- the rplQ gene encoding 50S ribosomal protein L17 — translation MRHKVGHRKLQRSTGHRTALLRNLAASLIKHEQILTTTPKAKELRPYVEKLITLAKKGGLSNRRLADARLKDDAQLTKLFEVLAERYKDRNGGYTRVIKAGFRASDAAPIAIIELVDRDVDAKGQDSGPVNTVDEDEFEAA, via the coding sequence ATGCGTCATAAAGTTGGTCATCGTAAGCTTCAGCGCAGCACCGGTCATCGTACCGCCCTGCTTCGCAACCTGGCTGCCTCGCTCATCAAGCATGAGCAGATCCTGACCACCACGCCGAAGGCGAAGGAACTGCGTCCCTACGTCGAGAAGCTGATCACCCTCGCCAAGAAGGGTGGCCTGTCCAACCGTCGTCTGGCCGACGCCCGCCTGAAGGACGATGCGCAGCTGACCAAGCTGTTCGAAGTCCTGGCCGAGCGTTACAAGGATCGCAACGGTGGCTACACCCGCGTGATCAAGGCCGGTTTCCGCGCTTCGGACGCCGCGCCGATCGCGATCATCGAGCTGGTCGACCGTGACGTCGATGCCAAGGGCCAGGACTCCGGTCCGGTCAACACCGTCGACGAAGACGAATTCGAAGCCGCCTGA